The Isosphaera pallida ATCC 43644 genome includes a window with the following:
- a CDS encoding tetratricopeptide repeat protein, translated as MPWTPRQLVAPAGLGRHGFSGASRTRASHAMTGRSLATASLLGALAALSWWAVELANLESAAWKARTAAWPTRAGTPPRSSLPPDGSKEDFPPSSPAAATVLTPPQVDGSRDSTPNPLPPRPPGEEAAAPQPAQDEHPFPPQTDPTESPSAGDDAAPRLDPPTPATSETATPTPSSPPPPALVPPSTSSLSHSTSWPSLSSSPSPSSSSDPLPGSDNPCPPLHAPYHGNTPESPSTFSRPPSSTPLAVDRSKSQRPSPALQQEAGLDAESAEFPPALPGLDVAALGEAEKRTRDMVFEIDAARRSARRLGQQGRWDEAWTVMRRLVSVEELQPPAEPSRLLARPLPPSLPAAGPSTPASSQVAAGSNPAPTPALPHELLVGIWHDLGVIAGRLGRWDESRGWFEQACRYQPRSAALRYDLALIERAAGRFDAARAHVHDALNLLMRPDLTEPRDPNQRRRLQTALERLRDQLPPPSRPP; from the coding sequence ATGCCCTGGACGCCTCGCCAACTCGTCGCTCCAGCTGGGCTGGGCCGCCACGGCTTCTCCGGGGCCTCCCGCACGCGGGCCAGCCACGCCATGACCGGGCGCAGCCTGGCGACCGCCTCGCTCCTGGGGGCCCTCGCCGCGTTGTCCTGGTGGGCGGTGGAGCTGGCCAACCTAGAATCGGCCGCCTGGAAGGCTCGAACCGCCGCCTGGCCCACCCGCGCGGGGACACCGCCCCGCTCCAGCTTGCCCCCCGACGGGTCCAAGGAGGACTTTCCCCCGTCCTCGCCGGCCGCGGCCACCGTCTTGACGCCGCCCCAGGTCGATGGGTCCCGTGATTCCACCCCAAACCCCCTTCCCCCCCGTCCGCCGGGCGAGGAGGCCGCAGCGCCCCAGCCCGCCCAAGACGAACACCCCTTCCCCCCCCAGACCGACCCAACCGAGTCCCCCAGCGCCGGGGACGACGCCGCCCCCCGCCTTGATCCCCCCACCCCTGCCACGTCCGAGACGGCCACACCCACCCCCTCATCCCCCCCGCCCCCTGCCCTTGTTCCACCCTCCACCTCTTCGCTGTCGCATTCCACCTCATGGCCGTCCCTATCTTCATCTCCATCTCCATCCTCGTCCTCCGACCCTCTGCCTGGCTCCGACAACCCGTGTCCCCCGCTTCATGCTCCATATCATGGGAATACACCGGAATCTCCTTCAACGTTTTCACGTCCTCCAAGTTCAACACCTTTGGCCGTCGATCGTTCCAAATCGCAACGCCCTTCTCCCGCATTGCAACAGGAGGCGGGGTTGGACGCCGAGTCCGCCGAGTTCCCCCCTGCGCTGCCGGGGTTGGACGTGGCCGCGTTGGGGGAGGCAGAAAAGCGGACGCGCGACATGGTGTTCGAGATCGACGCGGCCCGCCGCTCCGCCCGCCGCCTCGGTCAACAGGGACGCTGGGACGAAGCGTGGACCGTCATGCGTCGGCTGGTGAGCGTGGAGGAGTTGCAACCCCCGGCGGAGCCTTCCCGTCTACTGGCACGTCCGCTTCCGCCTTCCTTGCCGGCCGCCGGCCCGTCAACCCCCGCCAGCTCCCAAGTCGCCGCCGGGTCCAATCCCGCTCCCACCCCCGCTCTTCCCCACGAGCTGCTGGTGGGAATCTGGCATGACCTCGGCGTGATCGCCGGGCGACTCGGACGTTGGGACGAGTCCCGAGGCTGGTTCGAACAGGCCTGCCGCTACCAGCCACGCTCGGCCGCGCTGCGTTACGACCTGGCCCTGATCGAGCGGGCCGCCGGCCGGTTCGACGCTGCGCGTGCACACGTCCACGACGCCCTGAATCTGCTCATGCGTCCTGACCTGACCGAACCCCGCGATCCCAACCAACGCCGCAGGCTACAAACCGCGCTCGAACGCCTGCGCGACCAGCTCCCACCCCCCTCCCGCCCTCCCTGA